Within the Tistrella mobilis genome, the region CAGCATGGCGAGACCCAGGCTTTCGGATACCGCCGCACCCAGCTGAAGGCCGGCGAGCTTCGCGACGCGGCGGCGTCCGCCGGCTCGGACCATGCGGCGGATGAGATCGCGGAACGCCGCGCCTGAGGTCATGGTCATGCCCGGGCCTGCCGTCCCAGGCGGTGGGCGATATGGTGGCGGGCCGATCGCCAGCCGCGAACCGCCGGGTAGAGCCAGAGCCAGCGATCGCCGAGACCGGAGCTTTCGAGGCCGCCGGGGAAGTTGAGATCCATGATGATCTGGGCCGCCAGAAATCCTGGTTCGCGCCGCAGCCGGTAGCTGTGCAGAACCATGCGGAGCGCGAAGCGCCGGTCCACGGCGAGGCCCACCGCCGAGGCGTCGTGGTGGTGCAGCGCCTCCAGCGCGAAGCCGTCGAGCGCTTCCCGCCGGGGGGCGCGGGCGACGCGGTCTGTCTCTTCGGCCGTCAGCGGTATGGCGAAGAGACGATGGGCGAGCGACAGCGCATGGTCGAAGACCGGGCCGACACCCTGTTCCCGGGCAAGCGCTGCCGCGGCCCTGCGGTCTTCGGGCGGCGTGGCACAGAAAACCGCGGCGAAATCAGCCACCCATTTCAGCCGGAACCAGGCATGGTAAGCGCCGTGCACCGCCAGATAGACCAGCTGCTGGAGATTGCCCACCATCGGGATTTCGACATCGTTCACCACTTCGACATGCCGGCCACGCCACAGCATCTCGAAGTCGAACGGCAACAGCCTTTGGTTGTCAAAGATCCGCCAATGGCATTCGATCATCGGGCCGCCATCCTGTGGCAGGAAGGCCGAGTCCTTCCGCCATTTGCGGTAATGCGCCACCCAGGCCGGACGCCAGCTGGCCGGTGGAAGATGCCGGGTATAGCCGAAGCCGGTGATCACCGCCTCGGCCTCGTCGATCCGTTGCGGGTCGACGAGCACATCGAGATCGTTGGACAGTCTGAGTTCCGGTCGCGCCATGAACCGGTGTCCCAGCATCGCCCCTTTCAGCGCAATCGCCCGGATTCCGTGCTGTTGCAGCGCCGTCAGCACGCGCAGC harbors:
- a CDS encoding nucleotidyltransferase domain-containing protein, coding for MTESGIDPGLAALAVAVAQGIGGPVAAAARPVDLGPGGPLGDWTETARLIARHRVQGLASPTLLKVSGGAMPVDLKTSLIRATMLAVQAQRKQMDLLLRVLTALQQHGIRAIALKGAMLGHRFMARPELRLSNDLDVLVDPQRIDEAEAVITGFGYTRHLPPASWRPAWVAHYRKWRKDSAFLPQDGGPMIECHWRIFDNQRLLPFDFEMLWRGRHVEVVNDVEIPMVGNLQQLVYLAVHGAYHAWFRLKWVADFAAVFCATPPEDRRAAAALAREQGVGPVFDHALSLAHRLFAIPLTAEETDRVARAPRREALDGFALEALHHHDASAVGLAVDRRFALRMVLHSYRLRREPGFLAAQIIMDLNFPGGLESSGLGDRWLWLYPAVRGWRSARHHIAHRLGRQARA